In Portunus trituberculatus isolate SZX2019 chromosome 22, ASM1759143v1, whole genome shotgun sequence, one DNA window encodes the following:
- the LOC123507435 gene encoding DNA-binding protein P3A2-like isoform X10, translating to MSGSDSGSSYLVMNSVDASSLRGWRVALAGGQELVMNSVDAAGLTSVTSETTVEPLDDTGGGGGVGDSVGTQITSDDDDDEVPSSPGSFGEDEGSMPITDDVTAQLAAAGGWAGPVGVAAAAAITSAKKRKRHHCFELNPSIRKRQKTRLLRKLKATIDEYSTRVGQQAVVVVATPSKSGGNDFKCFGAKPLEDVMKTLRQMLMTELENALAQQAPPPPQDDPSLHELPPLIIDGIPTPVEKMTQAQLRAFIPLMLKYSTGRGKPGWGKESTRPPWWPKDVPWANVRMDARSEDQKHKVSWTTALRQIVINCYKFHGRDDLLPVFTEEDDKSQIIGQTNSVYSGQVVQTISNPDGTVSIVQVDPSNPVIQLPDGTTAHVQGIATIATQNGESLDGESGGSAGSVAIDLNQVSEGTLAHEGTILLTGEDGSQIPVNVSGSYPVSGMITVPLPVYQTVVANIQGQDGQPLQVVTPLVQVPKLEPGLEGGVEVSAGLNASLNASTIISSGQAQVQDDDDDGSVDMVDKE from the exons ATGTCAGGCTCTGACTCAGGCTCCTCGTAT ctgGTGATGAACAGTGTTGATGCATCATCTTTACGTGGATGGCGTGTGGCGCTGGCAGGGGGACAGGAG CTGGTGATGAATAGCGTGGACGCTGCGGGGCTAACCAGTGTGACAAGTGAAACAACAGTCGAGCCGCTAGATGACACGGGAGGGGGTGGAGGCGTCGGGGACAGCGTGGGAACTCAGATCACCagcgatgacgacgacgatgaagTACCGTCGTCGCCCGGGAGCTTTGGGGAGGACGAGGGGTCTATGCCGATCACTGATGACGTGACCGCCCAGTTAGCGGCGGCAGGTGGGTGGGCAG GTCCCGTTGGTGTGGCTGCTGCCGCTGCAATAACCTCGGCCAAGAAACGCAAGAGGCACCACTGCTTTGAGCTCAATCCATCTATACGTAAGCGGCAGAAAACAAGACTCCTGCGGAAATTGAAGGCCACCATTGATGAGTATTCCACGCGTGTTGGTCagcaggcggtggtggtggtggcgacgccCAGCAAGTCCGGTGGCAATGACTTCAAGTGTTTTGGTGCCAAGCCTTTAGAAGATGTG ATGAAGACGCTGAGACAGATGCTGATGACGGAGCTGGAGAATGCCTTGGCCCAGCAGGCGCCCCCACCCCCCCAGGATGACCCGTCTCTGCACGAACTGCCTCCACTGATCATTGACGGCATCCCCACCCCGGTAGAGAAGATGACCCAGGCACAGCTGAGAGCCTTCATCCCCCTCATGCTGAAATACTCcactg GGAGAGGGAAGCCAGGCTGGGGTAAGGAGTCAACAAGACCTCCATGGTGGCCCAAGGATGTCCCGTGGGCCAATGTGAGAATGGACGCGCGATCTGAGGACCAGAAACATAAG GTGTCGTGGACCACAGCGCTGCGTCAAATCGTCATTAACTGCTACAAGTTCCATGGCAGGGATGACCTCCTGCCGGTATTTACGGAGGAGGATGACAAGAGTCAG ATCATTGGCCAGACGAACTCAGTGTACTCAGGGCAGGTGGTGCAGACGATAAGTAACCCGGACGGAACTGTCTCCATCGTGCAGGTGGACCCGAGTAACCCTGTCATTCAGCTTCCAGACGGCACAACAGCACATGTCCAGGGAATAGCTACC ATTGCAACACAGAATGGAGAGTCACTGGACGGAGAGAGTGGTGGCTCGGCCGGCTCCGTGGCCATCGACCTCAACCAGGTGTCGGAGGGAACGCTGGCACATGAGGGGACCATTCTACTCACTGGGGAGGACGGATCGCAGA TTCCAGTCAACGTGTCTGGGTCGTATCCCGTGTCTGGCATGATCACTGTGCCACTACCTGTGTATCAGACTGTGGTTGCCAACATTCAGGGGCAGGATGGGCAGCCCCTGCAGGTGGTGACGCCTCTAGTACAGGTCCCTAAGCTGGAGCCGGGGTTGGAGGGTGGGGTGGAGGTGTCGGCGGGCCTTAACGCTTCCCTTAATGCCTCTACTATCATTTCTTCAGGCCAGGCACAAGTACAG gatgatgacgacgatgggAGTGTGGATATGGTAGACAAGGAATGA
- the LOC123507435 gene encoding DNA-binding protein P3A2-like isoform X3, which translates to MSGSDSGSSYLVMNSVDASSLRGWRVALAGGQELVMNSVDAAGLTSVTSETTVEPLDDTGGGGGVGDSVGTQITSDDDDDEVPSSPGSFGEDEGSMPITDDVTAQLAAAGGWAGPVGVAAAAAITSAKKRKRHHCFELNPSIRKRQKTRLLRKLKATIDEYSTRVGQQAVVVVATPSKSGGNDFKCFGAKPLEDVMKTLRQMLMTELENALAQQAPPPPQDDPSLHELPPLIIDGIPTPVEKMTQAQLRAFIPLMLKYSTGRGKPGWGKESTRPPWWPKDVPWANVRMDARSEDQKHKVSWTTALRQIVINCYKFHGRDDLLPVFTEEDDKSQQIIGQTNSVYSGQVVQTISNPDGTVSIVQVDPSNPVIQLPDGTTAHVQGIATIATQNGESLDGESGGSAGSVAIDLNQVSEGTLAHEGTILLTGEDGSQIPVNVSGSYPVSGMITVPLPVYQTVVANIQGQDGQPLQVVTPLVQVPKLEPGLEGGVEVSAGLNASLNASTIISSGQAQVQPLKIVKPRSLSSVSFKEDDDDDGSVDMVDKE; encoded by the exons ATGTCAGGCTCTGACTCAGGCTCCTCGTAT ctgGTGATGAACAGTGTTGATGCATCATCTTTACGTGGATGGCGTGTGGCGCTGGCAGGGGGACAGGAG CTGGTGATGAATAGCGTGGACGCTGCGGGGCTAACCAGTGTGACAAGTGAAACAACAGTCGAGCCGCTAGATGACACGGGAGGGGGTGGAGGCGTCGGGGACAGCGTGGGAACTCAGATCACCagcgatgacgacgacgatgaagTACCGTCGTCGCCCGGGAGCTTTGGGGAGGACGAGGGGTCTATGCCGATCACTGATGACGTGACCGCCCAGTTAGCGGCGGCAGGTGGGTGGGCAG GTCCCGTTGGTGTGGCTGCTGCCGCTGCAATAACCTCGGCCAAGAAACGCAAGAGGCACCACTGCTTTGAGCTCAATCCATCTATACGTAAGCGGCAGAAAACAAGACTCCTGCGGAAATTGAAGGCCACCATTGATGAGTATTCCACGCGTGTTGGTCagcaggcggtggtggtggtggcgacgccCAGCAAGTCCGGTGGCAATGACTTCAAGTGTTTTGGTGCCAAGCCTTTAGAAGATGTG ATGAAGACGCTGAGACAGATGCTGATGACGGAGCTGGAGAATGCCTTGGCCCAGCAGGCGCCCCCACCCCCCCAGGATGACCCGTCTCTGCACGAACTGCCTCCACTGATCATTGACGGCATCCCCACCCCGGTAGAGAAGATGACCCAGGCACAGCTGAGAGCCTTCATCCCCCTCATGCTGAAATACTCcactg GGAGAGGGAAGCCAGGCTGGGGTAAGGAGTCAACAAGACCTCCATGGTGGCCCAAGGATGTCCCGTGGGCCAATGTGAGAATGGACGCGCGATCTGAGGACCAGAAACATAAG GTGTCGTGGACCACAGCGCTGCGTCAAATCGTCATTAACTGCTACAAGTTCCATGGCAGGGATGACCTCCTGCCGGTATTTACGGAGGAGGATGACAAGAGTCAG CAGATCATTGGCCAGACGAACTCAGTGTACTCAGGGCAGGTGGTGCAGACGATAAGTAACCCGGACGGAACTGTCTCCATCGTGCAGGTGGACCCGAGTAACCCTGTCATTCAGCTTCCAGACGGCACAACAGCACATGTCCAGGGAATAGCTACC ATTGCAACACAGAATGGAGAGTCACTGGACGGAGAGAGTGGTGGCTCGGCCGGCTCCGTGGCCATCGACCTCAACCAGGTGTCGGAGGGAACGCTGGCACATGAGGGGACCATTCTACTCACTGGGGAGGACGGATCGCAGA TTCCAGTCAACGTGTCTGGGTCGTATCCCGTGTCTGGCATGATCACTGTGCCACTACCTGTGTATCAGACTGTGGTTGCCAACATTCAGGGGCAGGATGGGCAGCCCCTGCAGGTGGTGACGCCTCTAGTACAGGTCCCTAAGCTGGAGCCGGGGTTGGAGGGTGGGGTGGAGGTGTCGGCGGGCCTTAACGCTTCCCTTAATGCCTCTACTATCATTTCTTCAGGCCAGGCACAAGTACAG cCATTAAAGATCGTTAAGCCCAGAAGTCTGAGTTCAGTTTCCTTCAAAGAA gatgatgacgacgatgggAGTGTGGATATGGTAGACAAGGAATGA
- the LOC123507435 gene encoding DNA-binding protein P3A2-like isoform X9, protein MSGSDSGSSYLVMNSVDASSLRGWRVALAGGQELVMNSVDAAGLTSVTSETTVEPLDDTGGGGGVGDSVGTQITSDDDDDEVPSSPGSFGEDEGSMPITDDVTAQLAAAGGWAGPVGVAAAAAITSAKKRKRHHCFELNPSIRKRQKTRLLRKLKATIDEYSTRVGQQAVVVVATPSKSGGNDFKCFGAKPLEDVMKTLRQMLMTELENALAQQAPPPPQDDPSLHELPPLIIDGIPTPVEKMTQAQLRAFIPLMLKYSTGRGKPGWGKESTRPPWWPKDVPWANVRMDARSEDQKHKVSWTTALRQIVINCYKFHGRDDLLPVFTEEDDKSQVGEQIIGQTNSVYSGQVVQTISNPDGTVSIVQVDPSNPVIQLPDGTTAHVQGIATIATQNGESLDGESGGSAGSVAIDLNQVSEGTLAHEGTILLTGEDGSQIPVNVSGSYPVSGMITVPLPVYQTVVANIQGQDGQPLQVVTPLVQVPKLEPGLEGGVEVSAGLNASLNASTIISSGQAQVQDDDDDGSVDMVDKE, encoded by the exons ATGTCAGGCTCTGACTCAGGCTCCTCGTAT ctgGTGATGAACAGTGTTGATGCATCATCTTTACGTGGATGGCGTGTGGCGCTGGCAGGGGGACAGGAG CTGGTGATGAATAGCGTGGACGCTGCGGGGCTAACCAGTGTGACAAGTGAAACAACAGTCGAGCCGCTAGATGACACGGGAGGGGGTGGAGGCGTCGGGGACAGCGTGGGAACTCAGATCACCagcgatgacgacgacgatgaagTACCGTCGTCGCCCGGGAGCTTTGGGGAGGACGAGGGGTCTATGCCGATCACTGATGACGTGACCGCCCAGTTAGCGGCGGCAGGTGGGTGGGCAG GTCCCGTTGGTGTGGCTGCTGCCGCTGCAATAACCTCGGCCAAGAAACGCAAGAGGCACCACTGCTTTGAGCTCAATCCATCTATACGTAAGCGGCAGAAAACAAGACTCCTGCGGAAATTGAAGGCCACCATTGATGAGTATTCCACGCGTGTTGGTCagcaggcggtggtggtggtggcgacgccCAGCAAGTCCGGTGGCAATGACTTCAAGTGTTTTGGTGCCAAGCCTTTAGAAGATGTG ATGAAGACGCTGAGACAGATGCTGATGACGGAGCTGGAGAATGCCTTGGCCCAGCAGGCGCCCCCACCCCCCCAGGATGACCCGTCTCTGCACGAACTGCCTCCACTGATCATTGACGGCATCCCCACCCCGGTAGAGAAGATGACCCAGGCACAGCTGAGAGCCTTCATCCCCCTCATGCTGAAATACTCcactg GGAGAGGGAAGCCAGGCTGGGGTAAGGAGTCAACAAGACCTCCATGGTGGCCCAAGGATGTCCCGTGGGCCAATGTGAGAATGGACGCGCGATCTGAGGACCAGAAACATAAG GTGTCGTGGACCACAGCGCTGCGTCAAATCGTCATTAACTGCTACAAGTTCCATGGCAGGGATGACCTCCTGCCGGTATTTACGGAGGAGGATGACAAGAGTCAGGTGGGAGAG CAGATCATTGGCCAGACGAACTCAGTGTACTCAGGGCAGGTGGTGCAGACGATAAGTAACCCGGACGGAACTGTCTCCATCGTGCAGGTGGACCCGAGTAACCCTGTCATTCAGCTTCCAGACGGCACAACAGCACATGTCCAGGGAATAGCTACC ATTGCAACACAGAATGGAGAGTCACTGGACGGAGAGAGTGGTGGCTCGGCCGGCTCCGTGGCCATCGACCTCAACCAGGTGTCGGAGGGAACGCTGGCACATGAGGGGACCATTCTACTCACTGGGGAGGACGGATCGCAGA TTCCAGTCAACGTGTCTGGGTCGTATCCCGTGTCTGGCATGATCACTGTGCCACTACCTGTGTATCAGACTGTGGTTGCCAACATTCAGGGGCAGGATGGGCAGCCCCTGCAGGTGGTGACGCCTCTAGTACAGGTCCCTAAGCTGGAGCCGGGGTTGGAGGGTGGGGTGGAGGTGTCGGCGGGCCTTAACGCTTCCCTTAATGCCTCTACTATCATTTCTTCAGGCCAGGCACAAGTACAG gatgatgacgacgatgggAGTGTGGATATGGTAGACAAGGAATGA
- the LOC123507435 gene encoding DNA-binding protein P3A2-like isoform X4, whose amino-acid sequence MSGSDSGSSYLVMNSVDASSLRGWRVALAGGQELVMNSVDAAGLTSVTSETTVEPLDDTGGGGGVGDSVGTQITSDDDDDEVPSSPGSFGEDEGSMPITDDVTAQLAAAGGWAGPVGVAAAAAITSAKKRKRHHCFELNPSIRKRQKTRLLRKLKATIDEYSTRVGQQAVVVVATPSKSGGNDFKCFGAKPLEDVMKTLRQMLMTELENALAQQAPPPPQDDPSLHELPPLIIDGIPTPVEKMTQAQLRAFIPLMLKYSTGRGKPGWGKESTRPPWWPKDVPWANVRMDARSEDQKHKVSWTTALRQIVINCYKFHGRDDLLPVFTEEDDKSQVGEQIIGQTNSVYSGQVVQTISNPDGTVSIVQVDPSNPVIQLPDGTTAHVQGIATNGESLDGESGGSAGSVAIDLNQVSEGTLAHEGTILLTGEDGSQIPVNVSGSYPVSGMITVPLPVYQTVVANIQGQDGQPLQVVTPLVQVPKLEPGLEGGVEVSAGLNASLNASTIISSGQAQVQPLKIVKPRSLSSVSFKEDDDDDGSVDMVDKE is encoded by the exons ATGTCAGGCTCTGACTCAGGCTCCTCGTAT ctgGTGATGAACAGTGTTGATGCATCATCTTTACGTGGATGGCGTGTGGCGCTGGCAGGGGGACAGGAG CTGGTGATGAATAGCGTGGACGCTGCGGGGCTAACCAGTGTGACAAGTGAAACAACAGTCGAGCCGCTAGATGACACGGGAGGGGGTGGAGGCGTCGGGGACAGCGTGGGAACTCAGATCACCagcgatgacgacgacgatgaagTACCGTCGTCGCCCGGGAGCTTTGGGGAGGACGAGGGGTCTATGCCGATCACTGATGACGTGACCGCCCAGTTAGCGGCGGCAGGTGGGTGGGCAG GTCCCGTTGGTGTGGCTGCTGCCGCTGCAATAACCTCGGCCAAGAAACGCAAGAGGCACCACTGCTTTGAGCTCAATCCATCTATACGTAAGCGGCAGAAAACAAGACTCCTGCGGAAATTGAAGGCCACCATTGATGAGTATTCCACGCGTGTTGGTCagcaggcggtggtggtggtggcgacgccCAGCAAGTCCGGTGGCAATGACTTCAAGTGTTTTGGTGCCAAGCCTTTAGAAGATGTG ATGAAGACGCTGAGACAGATGCTGATGACGGAGCTGGAGAATGCCTTGGCCCAGCAGGCGCCCCCACCCCCCCAGGATGACCCGTCTCTGCACGAACTGCCTCCACTGATCATTGACGGCATCCCCACCCCGGTAGAGAAGATGACCCAGGCACAGCTGAGAGCCTTCATCCCCCTCATGCTGAAATACTCcactg GGAGAGGGAAGCCAGGCTGGGGTAAGGAGTCAACAAGACCTCCATGGTGGCCCAAGGATGTCCCGTGGGCCAATGTGAGAATGGACGCGCGATCTGAGGACCAGAAACATAAG GTGTCGTGGACCACAGCGCTGCGTCAAATCGTCATTAACTGCTACAAGTTCCATGGCAGGGATGACCTCCTGCCGGTATTTACGGAGGAGGATGACAAGAGTCAGGTGGGAGAG CAGATCATTGGCCAGACGAACTCAGTGTACTCAGGGCAGGTGGTGCAGACGATAAGTAACCCGGACGGAACTGTCTCCATCGTGCAGGTGGACCCGAGTAACCCTGTCATTCAGCTTCCAGACGGCACAACAGCACATGTCCAGGGAATAGCTACC AATGGAGAGTCACTGGACGGAGAGAGTGGTGGCTCGGCCGGCTCCGTGGCCATCGACCTCAACCAGGTGTCGGAGGGAACGCTGGCACATGAGGGGACCATTCTACTCACTGGGGAGGACGGATCGCAGA TTCCAGTCAACGTGTCTGGGTCGTATCCCGTGTCTGGCATGATCACTGTGCCACTACCTGTGTATCAGACTGTGGTTGCCAACATTCAGGGGCAGGATGGGCAGCCCCTGCAGGTGGTGACGCCTCTAGTACAGGTCCCTAAGCTGGAGCCGGGGTTGGAGGGTGGGGTGGAGGTGTCGGCGGGCCTTAACGCTTCCCTTAATGCCTCTACTATCATTTCTTCAGGCCAGGCACAAGTACAG cCATTAAAGATCGTTAAGCCCAGAAGTCTGAGTTCAGTTTCCTTCAAAGAA gatgatgacgacgatgggAGTGTGGATATGGTAGACAAGGAATGA
- the LOC123507435 gene encoding DNA-binding protein P3A2-like isoform X6: MSGSDSGSSYLVMNSVDASSLRGWRVALAGGQELVMNSVDAAGLTSVTSETTVEPLDDTGGGGGVGDSVGTQITSDDDDDEVPSSPGSFGEDEGSMPITDDVTAQLAAAGPVGVAAAAAITSAKKRKRHHCFELNPSIRKRQKTRLLRKLKATIDEYSTRVGQQAVVVVATPSKSGGNDFKCFGAKPLEDVMKTLRQMLMTELENALAQQAPPPPQDDPSLHELPPLIIDGIPTPVEKMTQAQLRAFIPLMLKYSTGRGKPGWGKESTRPPWWPKDVPWANVRMDARSEDQKHKVSWTTALRQIVINCYKFHGRDDLLPVFTEEDDKSQVGEQIIGQTNSVYSGQVVQTISNPDGTVSIVQVDPSNPVIQLPDGTTAHVQGIATIATQNGESLDGESGGSAGSVAIDLNQVSEGTLAHEGTILLTGEDGSQIPVNVSGSYPVSGMITVPLPVYQTVVANIQGQDGQPLQVVTPLVQVPKLEPGLEGGVEVSAGLNASLNASTIISSGQAQVQPLKIVKPRSLSSVSFKEDDDDDGSVDMVDKE; this comes from the exons ATGTCAGGCTCTGACTCAGGCTCCTCGTAT ctgGTGATGAACAGTGTTGATGCATCATCTTTACGTGGATGGCGTGTGGCGCTGGCAGGGGGACAGGAG CTGGTGATGAATAGCGTGGACGCTGCGGGGCTAACCAGTGTGACAAGTGAAACAACAGTCGAGCCGCTAGATGACACGGGAGGGGGTGGAGGCGTCGGGGACAGCGTGGGAACTCAGATCACCagcgatgacgacgacgatgaagTACCGTCGTCGCCCGGGAGCTTTGGGGAGGACGAGGGGTCTATGCCGATCACTGATGACGTGACCGCCCAGTTAGCGGCGGCAG GTCCCGTTGGTGTGGCTGCTGCCGCTGCAATAACCTCGGCCAAGAAACGCAAGAGGCACCACTGCTTTGAGCTCAATCCATCTATACGTAAGCGGCAGAAAACAAGACTCCTGCGGAAATTGAAGGCCACCATTGATGAGTATTCCACGCGTGTTGGTCagcaggcggtggtggtggtggcgacgccCAGCAAGTCCGGTGGCAATGACTTCAAGTGTTTTGGTGCCAAGCCTTTAGAAGATGTG ATGAAGACGCTGAGACAGATGCTGATGACGGAGCTGGAGAATGCCTTGGCCCAGCAGGCGCCCCCACCCCCCCAGGATGACCCGTCTCTGCACGAACTGCCTCCACTGATCATTGACGGCATCCCCACCCCGGTAGAGAAGATGACCCAGGCACAGCTGAGAGCCTTCATCCCCCTCATGCTGAAATACTCcactg GGAGAGGGAAGCCAGGCTGGGGTAAGGAGTCAACAAGACCTCCATGGTGGCCCAAGGATGTCCCGTGGGCCAATGTGAGAATGGACGCGCGATCTGAGGACCAGAAACATAAG GTGTCGTGGACCACAGCGCTGCGTCAAATCGTCATTAACTGCTACAAGTTCCATGGCAGGGATGACCTCCTGCCGGTATTTACGGAGGAGGATGACAAGAGTCAGGTGGGAGAG CAGATCATTGGCCAGACGAACTCAGTGTACTCAGGGCAGGTGGTGCAGACGATAAGTAACCCGGACGGAACTGTCTCCATCGTGCAGGTGGACCCGAGTAACCCTGTCATTCAGCTTCCAGACGGCACAACAGCACATGTCCAGGGAATAGCTACC ATTGCAACACAGAATGGAGAGTCACTGGACGGAGAGAGTGGTGGCTCGGCCGGCTCCGTGGCCATCGACCTCAACCAGGTGTCGGAGGGAACGCTGGCACATGAGGGGACCATTCTACTCACTGGGGAGGACGGATCGCAGA TTCCAGTCAACGTGTCTGGGTCGTATCCCGTGTCTGGCATGATCACTGTGCCACTACCTGTGTATCAGACTGTGGTTGCCAACATTCAGGGGCAGGATGGGCAGCCCCTGCAGGTGGTGACGCCTCTAGTACAGGTCCCTAAGCTGGAGCCGGGGTTGGAGGGTGGGGTGGAGGTGTCGGCGGGCCTTAACGCTTCCCTTAATGCCTCTACTATCATTTCTTCAGGCCAGGCACAAGTACAG cCATTAAAGATCGTTAAGCCCAGAAGTCTGAGTTCAGTTTCCTTCAAAGAA gatgatgacgacgatgggAGTGTGGATATGGTAGACAAGGAATGA
- the LOC123507435 gene encoding DNA-binding protein P3A2-like isoform X1, with protein sequence MSGSDSGSSYLVMNSVDASSLRGWRVALAGGQELVMNSVDAAGLTSVTSETTVEPLDDTGGGGGVGDSVGTQITSDDDDDEVPSSPGSFGEDEGSMPITDDVTAQLAAAGGWAGPVGVAAAAAITSAKKRKRHHCFELNPSIRKRQKTRLLRKLKATIDEYSTRVGQQAVVVVATPSKSGGNDFKCFGAKPLEDVMKTLRQMLMTELENALAQQAPPPPQDDPSLHELPPLIIDGIPTPVEKMTQAQLRAFIPLMLKYSTGRGKPGWGKESTRPPWWPKDVPWANVRMDARSEDQKHKVSWTTALRQIVINCYKFHGRDDLLPVFTEEDDKSQVGEQIIGQTNSVYSGQVVQTISNPDGTVSIVQVDPSNPVIQLPDGTTAHVQGIATIATQNGESLDGESGGSAGSVAIDLNQVSEGTLAHEGTILLTGEDGSQIPVNVSGSYPVSGMITVPLPVYQTVVANIQGQDGQPLQVVTPLVQVPKLEPGLEGGVEVSAGLNASLNASTIISSGQAQVQPLKIVKPRSLSSVSFKEDDDDDGSVDMVDKE encoded by the exons ATGTCAGGCTCTGACTCAGGCTCCTCGTAT ctgGTGATGAACAGTGTTGATGCATCATCTTTACGTGGATGGCGTGTGGCGCTGGCAGGGGGACAGGAG CTGGTGATGAATAGCGTGGACGCTGCGGGGCTAACCAGTGTGACAAGTGAAACAACAGTCGAGCCGCTAGATGACACGGGAGGGGGTGGAGGCGTCGGGGACAGCGTGGGAACTCAGATCACCagcgatgacgacgacgatgaagTACCGTCGTCGCCCGGGAGCTTTGGGGAGGACGAGGGGTCTATGCCGATCACTGATGACGTGACCGCCCAGTTAGCGGCGGCAGGTGGGTGGGCAG GTCCCGTTGGTGTGGCTGCTGCCGCTGCAATAACCTCGGCCAAGAAACGCAAGAGGCACCACTGCTTTGAGCTCAATCCATCTATACGTAAGCGGCAGAAAACAAGACTCCTGCGGAAATTGAAGGCCACCATTGATGAGTATTCCACGCGTGTTGGTCagcaggcggtggtggtggtggcgacgccCAGCAAGTCCGGTGGCAATGACTTCAAGTGTTTTGGTGCCAAGCCTTTAGAAGATGTG ATGAAGACGCTGAGACAGATGCTGATGACGGAGCTGGAGAATGCCTTGGCCCAGCAGGCGCCCCCACCCCCCCAGGATGACCCGTCTCTGCACGAACTGCCTCCACTGATCATTGACGGCATCCCCACCCCGGTAGAGAAGATGACCCAGGCACAGCTGAGAGCCTTCATCCCCCTCATGCTGAAATACTCcactg GGAGAGGGAAGCCAGGCTGGGGTAAGGAGTCAACAAGACCTCCATGGTGGCCCAAGGATGTCCCGTGGGCCAATGTGAGAATGGACGCGCGATCTGAGGACCAGAAACATAAG GTGTCGTGGACCACAGCGCTGCGTCAAATCGTCATTAACTGCTACAAGTTCCATGGCAGGGATGACCTCCTGCCGGTATTTACGGAGGAGGATGACAAGAGTCAGGTGGGAGAG CAGATCATTGGCCAGACGAACTCAGTGTACTCAGGGCAGGTGGTGCAGACGATAAGTAACCCGGACGGAACTGTCTCCATCGTGCAGGTGGACCCGAGTAACCCTGTCATTCAGCTTCCAGACGGCACAACAGCACATGTCCAGGGAATAGCTACC ATTGCAACACAGAATGGAGAGTCACTGGACGGAGAGAGTGGTGGCTCGGCCGGCTCCGTGGCCATCGACCTCAACCAGGTGTCGGAGGGAACGCTGGCACATGAGGGGACCATTCTACTCACTGGGGAGGACGGATCGCAGA TTCCAGTCAACGTGTCTGGGTCGTATCCCGTGTCTGGCATGATCACTGTGCCACTACCTGTGTATCAGACTGTGGTTGCCAACATTCAGGGGCAGGATGGGCAGCCCCTGCAGGTGGTGACGCCTCTAGTACAGGTCCCTAAGCTGGAGCCGGGGTTGGAGGGTGGGGTGGAGGTGTCGGCGGGCCTTAACGCTTCCCTTAATGCCTCTACTATCATTTCTTCAGGCCAGGCACAAGTACAG cCATTAAAGATCGTTAAGCCCAGAAGTCTGAGTTCAGTTTCCTTCAAAGAA gatgatgacgacgatgggAGTGTGGATATGGTAGACAAGGAATGA